A window from Schistosoma haematobium chromosome 3, whole genome shotgun sequence encodes these proteins:
- a CDS encoding hypothetical protein (EggNog:ENOG410VENC~COG:A), with protein MCFCLTVLIIAILCFHYLPSLFRGFWYCSHVLLSSASTCTIPWHDLGIRSIPRDRQRNKSAYRRLVFDALHGLSHPGIAATLRLIAARYVWPSMNKDVRMWAKQCLQCQRSKVHRHVAAPLGTFATPDARFDHVHLDIVGPLPPSHGYDHTLTCIDRFTRWPEAIPITSITAETVAHRFVERWIALYGCPSTVTTDRGQQFESALFSSLTRLLGTERIRTTAYHPASNGLVERFHRQLKSALRAHENDDWYETLPLVLLGIRTSLKADIQCSAAELVYGTTLRLPGEFFTPRSRPNFAKSDYVQRLSAFMRTLPPVSTRIQHRQVALPRELSTCSHVFIRVDSVRKPLQQPYEGPFRVIARHEKTFKVDRHGRVEIISIDRLKPAHVDDSALSDNLRLNARPIKPTSGILKPSSGPTLDTSETSFSRPSQQHASSATSTDETTVSRPDQQTTPPLTSDEIAGSRDANETIVSRSGRRVWLPVRFLD; from the coding sequence atgtgcttttgtttaactgtgctaattatagccattttgtgcttccattaccttccatcattgttccgcggtttttggtactgttcgcacgtactcctgtcttctgcttccacttgtaccattccttggcacgatctcggtattcgttcaataccacgagatcgccaacgaaataaatctgctTATCGCCGTCTCGTTTTCGATGCCCTGCATGGATTATCTCACCCAGGTATCGCAGCTACATTACGCCTCATAgctgcacgatacgtctggccgtccatgaataaagatgttcgtatgtgggctaagcaatgcttacaatgtcaacgatcaaaagtgcacaggcacgtagccGCCCCCCTCGGTACAttcgctacgcctgatgctcgcttcgatcacgttcacttagacattgtaggaccactgccaccatcgcacgggtatgatcacacactcacgtgcatcgaccgcttcaccagatggcccgaagctatacccatcacgtctatcacggcggagacagttgctcaccgtttcgtagaacgatggatagctctatatggttgtccctcgactgtcacgactgaccgaggacaacaatttgagtccgcactattctcctcacttactcggctgcttggtacggaacgaatacgcactaccgcctaccatccagcttcaaacggtttagttgaaaggtttcaccggcaacttaaaagtgctcttcgagcacacgaaaacgacgactggtacgaaaccttaccgctcgttcttttaggtatcagaacgagtttaaaggcagatatccaatgttccgccgctgaactggtatacggcacgacattgcgtctgcccggggaattcttcacaccacggagcagacctaatttcgctaaatcagactacgtccaacgactgtctgcatttatgcgaacgctgcctccggtgtcaactcggatacaacatcgacaggtcgctctccctcgagagttatctacctgttcacatgttttcatacgagtagattcggtacgcaaacctttgcaacaaccttacgaaggcccttttcgcgtgatcgctcgtcacgaaaagaccttcaaggttgatcgacacggccgcgtcgagatcatcagcattgatcgtctcaaaccagcacacgtcgatgacagtgccctatctgataacctgagactcaatgctagacctatcaaacctactagcgggatcctcaaaccatcttcaggtcccacgctagatacatctgagacctcattctcacgtcccagtcaacagcacgcgtcatctgcaacgtctacggatgagacgacagtctcacgtccagatcagcagaccacgccgcccttgacttcggatgagattgcaggctcacgcgacgcgaacgagactatcgtctcacgttccggtcgccgagtatggttacccgtacgcttcctcgactag